A genome region from Parafrankia irregularis includes the following:
- a CDS encoding ABC transporter permease has product MSRTPAVTASSTARGASPSAPVPPPTGTPPPTGPPPTGPSATKSPPPTAGPPPTGSPYTEAGTGAVAGTGALAATAGPRGHLRATLITVGYRTILAVAPIIVLAALWELLKALTSTEDARLPHTWQVLSYFASEGSTGEGELRLLLTNLGTTIQEAFVGLAIGIVAGGALGILTARYATFGRSIRPLLVLTQTLPVVAIAPALIIWLGHSWVSKAVLAALCSFFPIAVSVARGIEDIPAEARRVFASFGAGRWQVFRSLELPSALTQANAAVHTAAALAVVGAVVAELPAGSTEGMAVLVLSSAQFYNFEPAALWCAAITTAVGGLVTVYLAQAIFTRLAKLALRTSSLPTGDH; this is encoded by the coding sequence GTGTCGCGGACGCCCGCAGTCACCGCGAGCTCCACGGCGCGGGGGGCATCCCCCTCCGCGCCGGTTCCCCCACCCACGGGAACCCCGCCGCCCACAGGCCCGCCGCCCACCGGGCCGTCAGCCACCAAAAGCCCGCCGCCCACCGCAGGCCCGCCGCCCACCGGCAGCCCGTACACCGAGGCCGGTACGGGCGCTGTGGCCGGTACAGGCGCTCTGGCCGCCACGGCGGGACCTCGCGGCCACCTCCGGGCAACGCTCATCACGGTGGGCTACCGGACAATACTCGCCGTCGCTCCGATCATCGTCCTCGCCGCCCTGTGGGAGCTGCTCAAGGCTCTCACCAGCACCGAGGACGCCCGGCTCCCCCACACCTGGCAGGTCCTGAGCTACTTCGCCTCGGAGGGCAGCACCGGCGAGGGCGAGCTGCGGCTGCTGCTCACCAACCTCGGCACGACCATCCAGGAGGCGTTCGTCGGGCTGGCGATCGGCATCGTCGCCGGCGGCGCGCTCGGCATCCTGACCGCCAGGTACGCGACGTTCGGGCGCAGCATCCGCCCGCTGCTCGTCCTGACGCAGACCCTGCCCGTGGTCGCGATCGCGCCCGCTCTGATCATCTGGCTCGGGCATTCCTGGGTGTCGAAGGCGGTGCTCGCCGCGCTGTGCTCGTTCTTCCCGATCGCAGTGAGCGTCGCGCGCGGCATCGAGGACATCCCCGCGGAGGCCCGCCGGGTCTTCGCCAGCTTCGGTGCCGGCCGCTGGCAGGTCTTCCGCAGCCTGGAGCTGCCCAGCGCGCTCACCCAGGCCAACGCCGCCGTGCACACTGCCGCCGCGCTCGCGGTGGTCGGCGCCGTCGTCGCCGAGCTGCCCGCCGGGTCCACCGAGGGGATGGCCGTACTGGTGCTCTCCTCGGCGCAGTTCTACAACTTCGAGCCCGCCGCTCTGTGGTGCGCCGCGATCACCACCGCGGTCGGCGGGCTCGTCACGGTCTACCTCGCCCAGGCGATCTTCACCCGCCTGGCGAAACTCGCCCTGCGGACATCCAGCCTGCCGACCGGAGACCACTGA
- a CDS encoding ABC transporter substrate-binding protein, whose translation MKSSRYLGVALAGALAFSAASACSSDDDSSEGASSSGAKLTDVKMVLSWLPGADNVGFLAAKELGYYSDLGLNVDIQAGGPDVNAEQLVGSGAAQFSADAFTNVLTANDAGTKLVSLAQLTEHSAIRLVSRKEDNITSPDDWKGKKIGIFSSVNSFYASLAKHGLNQDTDVNLVEQGADMSAFLSGELDMASGYSYNEVGQVIAGGVPASDLNVYSYEDDDTATLEMQIFADSAYTAKNPDTAAAFVAASLKGWAYCRDNADECAKLPGKYGSVTPVDFMTWSVNEYNKVLWPAAASQGEMGVMNADRFEATAKILLDNDVIRTAPEVSSLIRSDVYDDAVDLLGPDVDLKGSSYTPLDVEP comes from the coding sequence GTGAAGTCTTCCCGTTACCTGGGCGTGGCGCTGGCCGGCGCGCTGGCCTTCAGCGCGGCGAGCGCCTGTTCCTCGGATGACGACAGCAGCGAGGGCGCCAGCTCGTCCGGCGCCAAGCTCACCGACGTCAAGATGGTCCTGAGCTGGCTGCCCGGCGCCGACAACGTCGGATTCCTCGCCGCCAAGGAGCTCGGCTACTACTCCGACCTCGGCCTCAACGTCGACATCCAGGCCGGTGGCCCGGACGTGAACGCCGAGCAACTCGTCGGATCCGGCGCGGCCCAGTTCTCCGCGGACGCGTTCACCAACGTGCTGACCGCCAACGACGCCGGCACCAAGCTGGTCTCGCTCGCCCAGCTCACCGAGCACTCGGCGATCCGCCTGGTCTCCCGGAAGGAGGACAACATCACCTCCCCGGACGACTGGAAGGGCAAGAAGATCGGCATCTTCTCCAGCGTCAACTCGTTCTACGCCTCGCTCGCCAAGCACGGGCTGAACCAGGACACCGACGTGAACCTCGTCGAGCAGGGCGCGGACATGTCCGCGTTCCTCTCCGGTGAGCTCGACATGGCCTCGGGCTACTCGTACAACGAGGTCGGCCAGGTCATCGCCGGCGGTGTGCCCGCCTCCGACCTCAACGTGTACTCCTACGAGGACGACGACACCGCGACCCTGGAGATGCAGATCTTCGCCGACTCCGCCTACACGGCGAAGAACCCGGACACCGCGGCCGCCTTCGTCGCCGCCTCGCTGAAGGGCTGGGCATACTGCCGCGACAACGCGGACGAATGCGCCAAGCTCCCCGGAAAATACGGCTCGGTCACCCCGGTCGACTTCATGACCTGGAGTGTCAACGAGTACAACAAGGTGCTCTGGCCGGCCGCCGCCTCCCAGGGCGAGATGGGCGTCATGAACGCCGACAGGTTCGAGGCGACCGCGAAGATCCTGCTCGACAACGACGTCATCAGGACCGCCCCGGAGGTGAGCTCGCTCATCAGGTCCGACGTCTACGACGACGCCGTCGACCTGCTGGGTCCGGACGTCGACCTGAAGGGCTCCTCCTACACCCCGCTCGACGTCGAGCCCTGA
- a CDS encoding alpha-ketoglutarate-dependent dioxygenase AlkB codes for MRAAPFQASLLDVLPDGQADAVVEPLREGLRRHELAAGAWVDLRRRWVTGADSLFERLCARVPWRAERRPMYDRTVDIPRLLSFYEEGQPLPDPALVAARRALDMHYAPELGEPFATLGLAFYRDGRDSVAWHGDRIGRGSSHDTMVAILVLGAPRALLLRPRPGGPAATNTATGAATSATIRLTLGHGDLLVMGGSCQRTWDHAVPKTTRPIGPRLSAQFRPRNVR; via the coding sequence GTGAGGGCAGCTCCGTTCCAGGCGTCGCTGCTCGACGTGCTGCCCGACGGGCAGGCCGATGCCGTCGTGGAGCCACTGCGCGAGGGCCTGCGCCGCCACGAGCTGGCCGCCGGCGCGTGGGTCGACCTGCGCCGCCGCTGGGTCACCGGTGCCGACTCACTGTTCGAGCGCCTGTGCGCCCGGGTTCCCTGGCGCGCCGAACGCCGCCCGATGTACGACCGGACGGTCGACATCCCCCGGCTGCTGTCCTTCTACGAGGAGGGTCAGCCTCTGCCCGACCCGGCACTCGTCGCTGCCAGGCGTGCGCTCGACATGCACTACGCCCCGGAGCTGGGTGAGCCGTTCGCGACACTCGGCCTGGCTTTTTACCGGGATGGTCGCGACAGCGTCGCCTGGCACGGCGACCGGATCGGCCGTGGTTCCAGCCACGACACGATGGTGGCGATCCTCGTTCTCGGCGCTCCCCGCGCCCTGTTGCTACGGCCGCGCCCCGGTGGGCCTGCGGCCACGAACACAGCTACGGGCGCGGCGACGAGCGCGACGATCCGGCTCACGCTCGGCCACGGCGATCTGCTCGTCATGGGCGGCAGCTGCCAGCGCACCTGGGATCACGCCGTGCCGAAGACCACCCGCCCCATCGGCCCCCGGCTGAGCGCCCAGTTCCGTCCCCGCAATGTGCGCTGA
- a CDS encoding NUDIX hydrolase, whose product MGNEPEPDEPLVRAAGGVVWRAVPGGVEIVVVHRPRHEDWSLPKGKLDDGETWLAAAVREVAEETGLDVEVGESLGDVTYEVERHGIRSPKIVRYWALRATGGTFVPNEEVDELRWLSLEAAAGLLSYGLDREVVDRFRSRQAAG is encoded by the coding sequence ATGGGCAACGAGCCGGAACCGGACGAACCTCTGGTGCGCGCCGCCGGGGGAGTGGTGTGGCGCGCCGTGCCCGGCGGGGTGGAGATCGTGGTCGTCCACCGGCCGCGGCACGAGGACTGGTCGCTGCCGAAGGGGAAGCTGGACGATGGGGAGACCTGGCTCGCGGCCGCCGTCCGCGAGGTCGCGGAGGAGACCGGTCTCGATGTGGAGGTCGGTGAGTCCCTCGGCGACGTGACGTACGAGGTCGAGCGGCACGGCATCAGGAGTCCCAAGATCGTGCGCTACTGGGCGCTGCGGGCGACCGGCGGCACGTTCGTCCCCAACGAGGAGGTGGACGAGCTGCGCTGGCTGTCGCTCGAGGCGGCGGCCGGGCTGCTCAGCTACGGCCTGGACCGCGAGGTGGTGGACCGGTTCCGCAGCCGACAGGCCGCCGGCTGA
- a CDS encoding MFS transporter produces MANGWPGRLARTFSADLRPLRQSVAFRRFWLAEGIGLTGTQVVLTTALLEIYADTDSAFAVGLTGAATFVPLLVFGIVGGAVADAFDRRVVVLFTSAGMALTPALLTLQAVLDAPVGVLFALMGLQAALSAIDAPARQTFAARLLPPDQLPAVGALEGVTTTVAMTGGPLLAGVLVAGAGYGTSYAVVVVSYAAIFAATWLLPPMRPEGGGTHAGLRSVVDGLRFLRGRPVLAMTFLVDINAMLFGMPRVLFAVLAVEQFHAGPRTTGLLYAAMAVGGTIVAVTGGWLSRVSRQGLVVAVSIAVWGAAIALSGLVGTLPLALLLLAVAGGADTVSAVLRTTILRVAAPDAVRGRMAGLFMVTVTAGPSLGDLESGLVAGFTSAQFSVVAGGVACLVGLAVLLAAMPSFLRYRGTEPAEPAEPAEPAEDAEDADSFGLSVGMSAHIPGEVATGAGPARTGG; encoded by the coding sequence ATGGCCAACGGTTGGCCGGGCAGGCTCGCCCGCACGTTCTCCGCGGACCTGCGTCCGCTGCGCCAGTCCGTCGCGTTCCGCCGATTCTGGCTCGCGGAGGGCATCGGCCTCACCGGCACCCAGGTCGTCCTCACGACCGCCCTGCTGGAGATCTACGCCGACACGGACTCCGCGTTCGCCGTCGGACTGACCGGCGCGGCGACGTTCGTTCCGCTGCTGGTCTTCGGCATCGTCGGCGGCGCCGTGGCCGACGCGTTCGACCGCCGGGTCGTCGTCCTGTTCACCTCCGCGGGGATGGCGCTTACCCCGGCCCTGCTCACATTGCAGGCCGTCCTGGACGCACCCGTCGGTGTCCTGTTCGCGCTGATGGGTCTGCAGGCGGCGCTGTCGGCGATCGACGCGCCGGCCCGTCAGACGTTCGCGGCCCGGCTGCTGCCCCCCGACCAGCTGCCGGCCGTCGGCGCACTCGAAGGCGTGACCACGACCGTGGCGATGACCGGCGGGCCACTGCTCGCCGGCGTCCTCGTCGCCGGCGCGGGCTATGGGACGTCCTACGCGGTGGTCGTCGTCTCCTATGCCGCGATCTTCGCCGCGACCTGGCTGCTGCCCCCGATGCGGCCGGAAGGCGGTGGCACCCACGCGGGGCTGCGCAGCGTCGTCGACGGGCTGCGCTTCCTGCGGGGACGTCCCGTGCTCGCGATGACCTTCCTGGTCGACATCAACGCCATGCTGTTCGGAATGCCCCGGGTGCTGTTCGCGGTGCTCGCCGTCGAACAGTTCCACGCCGGCCCGCGGACCACCGGCCTGCTCTACGCGGCGATGGCCGTCGGCGGCACGATCGTCGCGGTGACCGGCGGCTGGCTGTCCCGGGTGAGCCGTCAGGGCCTGGTGGTGGCCGTGTCCATCGCCGTCTGGGGCGCGGCCATCGCCCTGTCAGGCCTGGTCGGGACGCTGCCGCTGGCTTTGCTGCTGCTCGCGGTCGCGGGTGGCGCCGACACGGTCTCCGCCGTGTTGCGCACGACAATCCTGCGGGTCGCCGCCCCGGACGCCGTCCGTGGCCGGATGGCGGGCCTGTTCATGGTGACGGTCACCGCCGGGCCCAGCCTCGGTGACCTGGAGTCCGGCCTGGTCGCCGGGTTCACCTCGGCCCAGTTCAGCGTCGTCGCCGGTGGCGTGGCCTGCCTGGTCGGCCTCGCCGTGCTGCTCGCGGCGATGCCGTCCTTCCTGCGGTACCGCGGCACCGAGCCCGCCGAGCCCGCCGAACCCGCCGAACCCGCCGAGGACGCTGAGGACGCCGACTCCTTCGGGTTGTCGGTCGGCATGTCGGCGCACATCCCCGGGGAGGTGGCCACCGGCGCGGGACCGGCCCGGACGGGTGGGTGA
- a CDS encoding DUF202 domain-containing protein, which produces MSTGSGDAGPRGDSSRGCAEPERGDVPTAPDLLAGETQPERTYLAWRRTGLAFLGLAALLMHNPEDYGGGPLGWAAAAAATAGGVTAWLTASRRYHQGMVDPTGRWVHPGRALPLLTLAAVVCGLLALALVAS; this is translated from the coding sequence GTGAGCACCGGCTCAGGCGATGCGGGGCCGAGGGGCGATTCCAGCCGCGGCTGCGCGGAACCGGAACGTGGGGACGTCCCGACAGCGCCGGATCTGCTCGCGGGGGAGACCCAGCCGGAACGGACCTACCTTGCCTGGCGTCGGACCGGGTTGGCCTTCCTCGGACTGGCCGCGCTGCTCATGCACAACCCCGAGGACTACGGCGGCGGCCCACTGGGCTGGGCCGCCGCGGCGGCGGCGACCGCCGGCGGCGTGACGGCGTGGTTGACCGCCTCACGGCGCTACCACCAGGGCATGGTCGACCCCACGGGCCGCTGGGTGCACCCGGGACGGGCTCTTCCGCTTCTGACCCTGGCCGCGGTGGTGTGCGGGCTGCTGGCCCTCGCCCTCGTCGCCAGCTGA
- a CDS encoding aromatic ring-hydroxylating oxygenase subunit alpha — translation MNVVTPQVSEILSEIRASTGDFRTARTMPPEVYTSEEFFRFEWESVFAREWLCLGHVSQIPEIGDYFAINVGPEPLIVTRAEDGEVRVLSAICQHRGYPIIEAGETGNAKRLRCPYHFWSYELDGRLATAPEMTRTCPLAELKDETALPALKVELFGGFIFATMNPEQPPLGPTLDKLAPEMEAFDTVNLRAVKTVDYPNQPWNWKGMHENALEPYHTLFVHAGYHDVAPAQNATFMEWDDNDGQVMHPTAFRKMDAAFTPSGQPILPIIAGLDETRRSRVMFASIPPVVFFAFSPDQVFVFLVLPESAESMTLRVTWLFPESSIKEPTFEWALDVQNTINGVINEQDFVTNRRMQLGQRSRYAKRGRYSHLESTLPQFNSWLVKRYEAYLEQAGERSAV, via the coding sequence GTGAACGTCGTGACGCCACAGGTCAGCGAGATCCTGTCCGAGATCCGGGCCTCCACCGGTGATTTCCGCACCGCACGGACCATGCCGCCGGAGGTCTACACCTCGGAGGAGTTCTTCCGCTTCGAATGGGAGTCGGTCTTCGCCCGGGAATGGCTCTGCCTGGGGCATGTCAGCCAGATTCCCGAGATCGGTGACTACTTCGCCATCAACGTCGGCCCGGAGCCGCTCATCGTGACCCGCGCCGAGGACGGCGAGGTGCGGGTGCTGTCGGCGATCTGCCAGCACCGGGGCTATCCGATCATCGAGGCCGGCGAGACCGGAAACGCGAAGCGGCTGCGGTGCCCCTACCATTTCTGGTCCTATGAGCTCGACGGTAGGCTCGCGACGGCACCGGAGATGACCCGGACCTGCCCGCTCGCCGAGCTGAAGGACGAGACCGCGCTGCCGGCGCTGAAGGTGGAGCTGTTCGGCGGCTTCATCTTCGCCACCATGAATCCCGAGCAGCCACCGCTCGGGCCGACCCTGGACAAGCTCGCCCCCGAAATGGAGGCGTTCGACACGGTCAACCTCAGGGCGGTGAAGACCGTCGACTACCCCAACCAGCCGTGGAACTGGAAGGGAATGCACGAGAACGCGCTGGAGCCGTACCACACCCTGTTCGTCCACGCGGGATATCACGACGTCGCACCCGCGCAGAACGCCACGTTCATGGAGTGGGACGACAACGACGGCCAGGTGATGCACCCGACCGCCTTCCGGAAGATGGACGCGGCGTTCACGCCGAGCGGCCAGCCGATACTTCCGATCATCGCCGGCCTGGACGAGACCCGCCGCAGCCGGGTCATGTTCGCGTCCATTCCGCCGGTGGTCTTCTTCGCCTTCAGCCCGGACCAGGTCTTCGTCTTCCTGGTGCTCCCGGAGTCGGCCGAGTCGATGACGCTGCGCGTCACCTGGCTGTTCCCGGAGAGCTCCATCAAGGAACCGACGTTCGAATGGGCGCTGGACGTCCAGAACACCATCAACGGTGTCATCAACGAGCAGGATTTCGTCACCAACCGCCGGATGCAGCTCGGGCAGCGCTCCCGGTACGCCAAGCGTGGCCGCTACAGCCATCTGGAGTCGACGCTGCCGCAGTTCAACAGCTGGCTGGTGAAGCGCTACGAGGCCTACCTGGAACAGGCCGGCGAGCGCAGCGCGGTGTAG
- a CDS encoding YidH family protein, translated as MGSDDDDADARRPGNRWVSAVRAWWRRPADIGQVGQDPDVRFSLANERTFLAWLRTSLALLAGGVAVVQVVPDFSFSGARHILGVPLILLSIAVAATSYRRWALVEKAMRERRSLPVSGLPRVLAAGVAALSLVALIFVLVAGKGPQ; from the coding sequence GTGGGCAGCGACGACGACGATGCGGACGCCCGCCGCCCGGGAAACCGCTGGGTGTCGGCCGTGCGCGCCTGGTGGCGCCGCCCGGCGGACATCGGCCAGGTCGGGCAGGATCCGGACGTGCGTTTCAGCCTCGCGAACGAACGTACGTTCCTAGCCTGGCTGCGGACCTCGCTCGCCCTGCTCGCGGGCGGTGTGGCCGTGGTGCAGGTCGTGCCCGACTTCAGCTTCTCCGGCGCCCGGCACATACTGGGCGTGCCGCTCATCCTGCTCAGCATCGCCGTCGCCGCGACCAGCTACCGCCGGTGGGCGCTCGTCGAGAAGGCGATGCGCGAACGGAGATCGCTGCCCGTGTCGGGGCTGCCGCGTGTGCTCGCGGCCGGCGTGGCGGCGCTGAGCCTGGTCGCGCTGATCTTCGTGCTGGTGGCCGGCAAAGGCCCTCAGTGA
- a CDS encoding cupin domain-containing protein, with the protein MPEPVVTEFPSGCRVVSGGLEADNSAAAAGGSGGLARGSALSEGGMWLGISELPAGHASTLHHHDGQTTIVYLVRGEMTFLVERGDGGTDEFTARAGEITAIPGGLRHREENRGTGPCLCVVVRNADQPRVVNLE; encoded by the coding sequence ATGCCTGAGCCGGTCGTCACCGAGTTTCCCAGCGGCTGCCGGGTGGTCTCAGGAGGCCTCGAGGCCGACAACTCCGCCGCCGCGGCCGGCGGCTCCGGGGGCCTCGCCAGGGGCAGCGCCCTGTCGGAGGGCGGCATGTGGCTGGGGATCAGTGAGCTGCCCGCCGGCCATGCCTCGACGCTGCACCATCACGACGGCCAGACCACCATCGTCTACCTGGTCCGCGGCGAGATGACCTTCCTGGTCGAGCGCGGGGACGGCGGGACGGACGAGTTCACCGCGCGGGCCGGCGAGATCACCGCGATTCCGGGTGGTCTGCGTCATCGCGAGGAGAACCGCGGAACGGGTCCGTGCCTGTGCGTGGTGGTGCGCAACGCCGACCAGCCGCGGGTGGTGAACCTCGAGTAG
- a CDS encoding ABC transporter ATP-binding protein gives MPRTTTAAPAAPAPAPAVPATPAPTSGALTGTAGDERGAIELRGIWKWFGDPSAPVLRDVSFRIPAGSFVSVIGASGCGKSTMLRMMGDLARPSRGEVRTGGHPVSQARQAHEIGFVFQAANLCAWRSVRRNVELPLEAMKVGRAERRERALAELDRVGLAAAVNQYPAELSGGMAQRVAIARSLVTEPPIVLMDEPFGALDEITRDRLNLDLHGLWRRTAKTIVFVTHSIPEAVLLSTQVVVMGRRPGRIDRTIDITLPDERTAETSRIPEFFEAVTEVRDALFDVMGRDL, from the coding sequence ATGCCGAGGACAACCACCGCCGCACCGGCCGCACCCGCACCGGCACCCGCCGTCCCTGCCACACCCGCGCCCACATCCGGCGCCCTCACGGGCACAGCCGGTGACGAGCGCGGCGCCATCGAGCTGCGCGGAATCTGGAAGTGGTTCGGCGATCCGTCGGCACCCGTGCTGCGGGACGTCTCGTTCCGGATCCCGGCCGGCTCGTTCGTCTCGGTGATCGGTGCATCCGGCTGCGGGAAGTCGACGATGCTGCGGATGATGGGCGACCTCGCCCGGCCCAGCCGCGGCGAGGTCCGCACCGGCGGACATCCGGTCTCGCAGGCCCGGCAGGCCCACGAGATCGGCTTCGTGTTCCAGGCCGCGAACCTGTGCGCCTGGCGGTCGGTGCGGCGCAACGTCGAGCTGCCACTCGAGGCGATGAAGGTCGGGCGGGCCGAGCGCCGTGAGCGGGCACTGGCCGAGCTCGACCGCGTCGGCCTGGCGGCGGCGGTGAACCAGTACCCGGCCGAGCTCTCCGGCGGCATGGCGCAGCGCGTCGCGATCGCCCGCTCGCTCGTCACCGAGCCACCGATCGTGCTGATGGACGAGCCGTTCGGCGCCCTCGACGAGATCACCCGTGACCGGCTCAACCTCGACCTGCACGGACTGTGGCGGCGCACCGCGAAGACGATCGTGTTCGTCACCCACAGCATCCCCGAGGCCGTCCTGCTCTCCACCCAGGTCGTGGTGATGGGCCGCCGCCCGGGACGGATCGACCGCACGATCGACATCACGCTGCCCGACGAGCGCACCGCCGAGACCTCCCGGATACCGGAGTTCTTCGAGGCCGTCACCGAGGTCCGCGACGCACTGTTCGACGTGATGGGGCGTGACCTTTGA
- a CDS encoding ABC transporter permease, translated as MSTTTSTHPTGTAQTGTPQTGTPQTGTPQTGIDGTVGGTGEAPLPARTGRGRSAGRRILSAAVTVAVPAAVIAVLLVLWELAIEAFDVRPFVLAKPSAIWDAFAEKPDVYLEYGFRTLREAVQGLAFGVAVGVAVAVATFRSKLLSELARAYSAALLALPVVAVIPLSNVFFGLQPASRVFVVAVGTTPIMLTYTLTGLKATDAGLAEMFRACAMPRWRSVLSLFLPSALPYFISGVRVALPSAFSVAIIGEYFGGERNTLGTYIKTAAVQSKVADLWGAAMTAFLFAVALFALVALADRLLLRWHPSRARRG; from the coding sequence TTGAGCACCACGACCAGCACCCACCCCACCGGCACCGCGCAGACCGGCACCCCGCAGACCGGCACCCCGCAGACCGGCACCCCGCAGACCGGCATCGACGGCACGGTCGGCGGAACGGGCGAGGCACCGCTCCCGGCTCGCACCGGTCGCGGGCGGTCCGCGGGCCGGCGGATCCTGAGCGCGGCGGTCACCGTCGCGGTTCCGGCGGCTGTGATCGCGGTGCTGCTCGTGCTGTGGGAGCTCGCGATCGAGGCGTTCGACGTCAGGCCGTTCGTGCTGGCCAAGCCGTCCGCGATCTGGGACGCGTTCGCCGAGAAGCCGGACGTCTACCTCGAATACGGCTTCCGCACGCTGCGCGAGGCCGTGCAGGGGCTGGCCTTCGGCGTTGCCGTCGGCGTCGCCGTCGCGGTGGCGACCTTCCGGTCGAAGCTGCTCTCCGAGCTGGCGCGGGCCTACAGCGCGGCCCTGCTCGCCCTGCCGGTCGTGGCCGTGATCCCACTGTCGAACGTCTTCTTCGGACTGCAGCCGGCGTCGCGGGTGTTCGTCGTCGCCGTGGGCACCACACCGATCATGCTCACGTACACGCTGACCGGGCTGAAGGCGACCGACGCCGGGCTCGCGGAGATGTTCCGCGCGTGCGCGATGCCGCGCTGGCGGTCGGTGCTCTCGCTGTTCCTGCCCTCCGCGCTGCCCTACTTCATCAGCGGCGTCCGGGTCGCGCTGCCCAGCGCGTTCTCCGTCGCCATCATCGGCGAGTACTTCGGCGGCGAGCGCAACACGCTCGGCACCTACATCAAGACGGCAGCGGTGCAGTCCAAGGTCGCCGACCTGTGGGGCGCGGCGATGACCGCCTTCCTCTTCGCCGTCGCGCTGTTCGCCCTGGTCGCGCTCGCCGACCGGCTGCTGCTGCGCTGGCATCCGTCCCGGGCCCGCCGCGGCTGA
- a CDS encoding DMT family transporter: MQRGGKAATRSLRAAPPPLILLVSAGFFASSILPAQWAVRDLRPAAAVAVRFVVATALVGLALAVAAWRRTAAMGAAAGAEMLGGASGASGASGASAGAAAGPVTSGGQKVLTRLLVTGSVLAGGVNTVGFVLQNSALDRAEAGTVAFLSSMSVVVVPVLLALVSRHWPAGRRIAGVALAVAGSFVLTGAELDLGAGEALALLSAVGGSLHVMATSHFAPLLRGPWFNLGQLGVVALLASLTTAVVGVGAVTWPALLAAGYTGVAQAVGLSLQVMAQRRLDGGQAVMILTTIPVMTTVAAWLVVGDPLTAAVVGGGVLIVAGVAVSECGAPLWPPGRIASSFPNSFPARFSARSPSRHPCPPNPVFPLSQPTSGPAAPAALDAPVALAGEE; this comes from the coding sequence GTGCAAAGGGGAGGGAAGGCGGCGACGCGTTCCCTCCGTGCAGCGCCACCACCGCTCATCCTGCTCGTCTCGGCGGGCTTCTTCGCGTCGTCCATCCTGCCCGCCCAGTGGGCGGTCCGGGATCTGCGTCCCGCCGCGGCGGTGGCGGTCAGATTCGTCGTCGCGACCGCCCTGGTCGGGCTGGCGCTGGCAGTCGCGGCCTGGCGGCGCACAGCCGCGATGGGGGCCGCGGCCGGCGCGGAGATGCTCGGCGGTGCCAGTGGTGCCAGTGGTGCCAGTGGTGCCAGCGCCGGTGCCGCCGCTGGTCCCGTCACCAGCGGCGGGCAGAAGGTGCTCACCCGCCTGCTGGTGACGGGATCGGTGCTGGCGGGCGGCGTCAACACGGTGGGATTCGTCCTGCAGAACTCGGCGCTCGACCGCGCCGAGGCCGGCACCGTCGCGTTTCTGTCGAGCATGTCCGTCGTGGTCGTCCCGGTGCTGTTGGCGCTCGTGTCGCGGCACTGGCCGGCCGGGCGTCGGATCGCCGGTGTGGCGCTCGCCGTCGCCGGCAGCTTCGTGCTCACCGGCGCGGAGCTGGACCTGGGCGCCGGTGAGGCCCTGGCGCTGCTGTCGGCCGTGGGTGGAAGCCTGCATGTGATGGCGACCAGCCATTTCGCGCCACTGCTGCGCGGGCCGTGGTTCAACCTCGGCCAGCTCGGCGTCGTCGCGTTGCTGGCCTCGCTTACCACCGCCGTCGTCGGTGTCGGCGCGGTGACCTGGCCGGCGCTGCTCGCCGCGGGCTACACCGGCGTCGCGCAGGCCGTGGGGCTGTCCCTGCAGGTCATGGCCCAGCGTCGGCTGGACGGCGGCCAGGCCGTCATGATCCTCACGACGATCCCCGTGATGACCACGGTGGCCGCCTGGCTGGTGGTCGGTGACCCGCTCACCGCCGCCGTGGTGGGTGGCGGCGTGCTCATCGTCGCCGGGGTGGCGGTCTCCGAATGCGGGGCACCGCTGTGGCCGCCGGGCCGAATCGCGTCCTCCTTCCCCAACAGTTTCCCAGCTCGTTTTTCCGCCCGTTCTCCGTCCCGTCACCCCTGCCCGCCGAATCCCGTATTTCCGCTCAGTCAGCCAACCAGCGGACCAGCGGCGCCCGCCGCCCTCGATGCTCCGGTGGCTCTGGCAGGTGAGGAGTAG